In a single window of the Acyrthosiphon pisum isolate AL4f chromosome X, pea_aphid_22Mar2018_4r6ur, whole genome shotgun sequence genome:
- the LOC100164177 gene encoding transmembrane protein 222-like: MDVGEHYTRRYPYSVVWTPIPFISWLFPFIGHMGITTSTGVIRDFSGSFYVAEDDMAFGYPTKYWQLDIRTIIGGSKAWDKAVNEASIEYFNRMHNLLCDNCHSHVGMALSLMNYSKSKNWNMVKLALYTFIFGKYVSCSAWLKTWGPFIIFMFVCFGLYSFGKYF; the protein is encoded by the exons atggacGTTGGTGAACATTATACCCGTCGTTATCCGTACAGTGTGGTTTGGACTCCGATACCATTTATAAG TTGGTTATTTCCATTTATTGGTCATATGGGAATCACTACATCAACTGGGGTAATACGAGATTTTTCTGGATCATTTTATGTTGCTGAAGATGATATGGCCTTTGGATACCCTACTAAGTACTGGCAGTTGGATATAAGAACTATAATTGGTGGTTCTAAAGCATGGGATAAAGCTGTCAATGAAGCATCCATTGAATATTTCAATAgaatg cacAACCTACTATGTGATAACTGTCATTCCCATGTTGGCATGGCATTGTCGTTAATGAATTACAGTAAAAGCAAAAATTGGAATATGGTTAAATTAGctttgtatacttttatttttggaaaatatgtgag TTGCAGTGCATGGCTTAAAACGTGGGGCCCATTCATCATTTTTATGTTTGTGTGTTTTGGACTTTATtcatttggaaaatatttctaa